The Fortiea contorta PCC 7126 genome has a segment encoding these proteins:
- the ppsA gene encoding phosphoenolpyruvate synthase, producing the protein MVTVAKNTLSQAAKERSLILWFHEVGITDIPLVGGKNASLGEMIQQLTPQGVNVPQGFATTAYAYRYFIESAGLEAKLRQLFADLDVDDVKNLQARGKKARSLLMHTPFPVELRQAITAAYESLCDQYHGDTDVAVRSSATAEDLPDASFAGQQESYLNVVSIESVLAACHRCFASLFTDRAISYRHAKGFDHFSIALAVGVQKMVRSDLASSGVMFSIDTETGFKDTALITAAYGLGENVVQGTVNPDEYYVFKPTLKAGYRPIIDKKLGSKQWKMVYDDGSKFTKNIPVAVSEKNKYTLTDDEILQLANWACVIEEHYSRVHKTYSPMDIEWAKDGITNQLFVVQARPETVQSQKQEHVLRSYRFVSKDAGDELTQSPSLHPLVSGRAVGTAISQGKVRLILDPRNLDQFQAGEVLVTERTDPDWEPIMKRARAIVTNSGGRTCHAAIIARELGVPAIVGCGNATEILKFGQEVTISCAEGEEGKVYAGLLPFAVQEVRLENIPRTRTQILMNVGNPQEALSLSAIPNDGVGLARTEFIIANQIQIHPMALIKYHQLEDDFVKTKIAEITALYEDKPQYFVDKLAQGIGTIAAAFYPKSVIVRMSDFKSNEYANLLGGQQFEPDEENPMLGWRGAARYYDPGYQAAFALECQAIKRVREEMGLTNVIPMIPFCRTPEEGHLVLAEMAKNGLEQGVNHLQVYVMCELPNNVIMAEEFAEVFDGFSIGSNDLTQLTLGIDRDSALVARLFDERSQGVKRMVKMAIAAAKKRHRKIGICGQAPSDYPEFAKFLVEQGIDSISLNPDAVLKTTLVVAKVENGEE; encoded by the coding sequence ATGGTTACAGTAGCTAAAAATACTTTATCTCAGGCGGCTAAAGAGCGATCGCTCATTCTCTGGTTTCATGAGGTGGGTATAACTGATATCCCTTTGGTCGGTGGAAAGAACGCCTCACTGGGAGAAATGATTCAGCAGTTGACGCCTCAAGGCGTGAATGTTCCGCAAGGATTCGCCACTACAGCTTATGCATATCGCTATTTCATTGAATCTGCGGGTTTAGAAGCCAAGTTGCGTCAACTGTTTGCTGACTTAGATGTAGACGATGTGAAAAATTTACAAGCACGGGGAAAAAAAGCGCGATCGCTATTAATGCACACACCATTTCCTGTAGAATTGCGACAGGCGATCACTGCAGCCTACGAAAGTTTATGCGACCAATACCACGGTGATACAGATGTGGCTGTCCGTTCTAGCGCCACCGCCGAAGACCTCCCCGATGCTAGTTTTGCTGGACAGCAGGAATCCTACCTCAATGTTGTGAGTATCGAAAGCGTCCTAGCCGCTTGTCATCGCTGCTTTGCGTCTTTGTTTACCGACCGCGCCATTTCCTATCGCCACGCTAAGGGATTCGATCATTTCAGCATCGCTTTAGCTGTGGGTGTGCAAAAAATGGTACGTTCTGATTTAGCTTCTTCCGGGGTCATGTTCTCCATCGATACAGAAACAGGCTTTAAGGATACAGCATTAATTACCGCCGCCTATGGTTTAGGAGAAAACGTAGTTCAAGGAACAGTTAACCCCGATGAATATTATGTTTTTAAACCGACTTTAAAAGCTGGTTATCGTCCAATTATTGATAAAAAATTAGGCAGTAAACAATGGAAAATGGTGTATGATGACGGTTCTAAATTCACCAAAAATATTCCAGTTGCTGTTAGTGAAAAAAATAAATACACCTTAACTGACGACGAGATTCTCCAGCTAGCAAATTGGGCGTGTGTGATTGAAGAACATTATTCCCGCGTCCACAAAACTTATAGCCCAATGGACATTGAATGGGCAAAAGATGGGATTACTAATCAGCTATTTGTCGTTCAAGCCCGTCCGGAAACTGTGCAATCACAAAAACAAGAACATGTGTTGCGGAGTTATCGTTTTGTCAGTAAAGATGCAGGAGATGAGTTAACACAATCCCCATCTCTCCATCCCCTAGTCAGCGGTCGCGCTGTGGGGACAGCCATTAGCCAAGGAAAAGTCAGGCTGATCCTCGATCCTAGAAATCTTGACCAGTTCCAAGCTGGGGAGGTGTTGGTGACAGAAAGAACTGACCCTGACTGGGAACCGATTATGAAACGCGCCAGGGCGATTGTGACTAATTCTGGTGGACGCACGTGTCATGCAGCCATCATTGCGCGAGAATTAGGAGTACCAGCGATCGTCGGTTGTGGCAATGCTACGGAAATTTTGAAATTTGGTCAAGAGGTAACAATTTCTTGCGCTGAAGGTGAAGAAGGGAAAGTATATGCAGGTTTGTTACCGTTTGCAGTCCAAGAAGTTCGTCTGGAAAATATACCCCGCACCCGCACCCAAATTTTGATGAATGTGGGTAATCCCCAGGAAGCATTGAGTTTATCTGCAATTCCTAATGATGGCGTAGGTTTAGCGCGGACAGAGTTTATCATCGCTAACCAAATTCAAATTCATCCGATGGCGTTGATTAAATATCATCAGTTAGAAGATGATTTTGTCAAGACAAAAATAGCAGAAATCACGGCGCTTTATGAAGATAAACCGCAATATTTTGTTGATAAATTAGCCCAAGGTATCGGCACAATTGCTGCAGCATTTTATCCCAAATCGGTAATTGTGAGAATGTCTGATTTCAAAAGCAATGAATATGCCAATCTATTAGGTGGTCAACAATTTGAACCCGACGAAGAAAACCCCATGCTAGGGTGGCGAGGGGCGGCGCGTTATTATGATCCTGGTTATCAAGCAGCTTTTGCTTTAGAATGTCAAGCCATTAAGCGAGTCAGGGAAGAGATGGGATTAACTAACGTTATCCCGATGATTCCTTTTTGTCGCACACCAGAAGAAGGGCATTTGGTGTTAGCAGAAATGGCAAAAAATGGTTTAGAGCAAGGTGTGAATCACTTGCAAGTTTATGTGATGTGCGAGTTACCAAATAATGTGATTATGGCTGAGGAATTTGCCGAGGTATTCGATGGTTTTTCCATTGGTTCCAACGACCTCACCCAGCTAACTTTAGGTATAGATAGGGATTCAGCACTGGTAGCGCGGTTATTTGATGAACGCAGCCAAGGTGTAAAGCGGATGGTAAAAATGGCGATCGCTGCAGCCAAAAAACGCCACCGGAAAATCGGTATTTGTGGACAAGCACCAAGCGATTATCCAGAGTTTGCTAAATTTTTAGTTGAGCAAGGAATTGACTCAATTAGTTTGAATCCAGATGCGGTTTTAAAAACTACATTGGTAGTAGCAAAAGTCGAAAACGGAGAGGAATAA
- a CDS encoding Uma2 family endonuclease: MTTLTKKLTLEEYLAYDDETDVKYELVDGELVVMPPETNRNNRISLYLLSEFLKLVPFYLICHKDTEIVVTGRQTRVRLPDLMILTEELYTAIAGKRATITPDMPSPALVVEVVSPGKVNEDRDYRYKRSEYAARGIPEYWIVDAGNAKVTLLTLVDGFYEEAVFLENNHIISATFPELKLTAAQILTVGEE; this comes from the coding sequence ATGACTACATTAACCAAAAAACTTACACTAGAAGAGTATCTTGCTTATGACGATGAGACAGACGTTAAATATGAGCTTGTGGATGGGGAATTAGTAGTAATGCCACCAGAAACCAATAGAAATAATCGGATTTCTCTCTACTTGCTATCAGAATTTCTAAAGCTAGTCCCTTTCTACCTCATCTGTCACAAAGATACAGAAATTGTGGTGACTGGAAGACAAACACGAGTGCGACTTCCAGATTTGATGATTTTAACTGAAGAATTATACACAGCGATCGCAGGCAAACGTGCTACCATCACCCCAGATATGCCATCCCCAGCACTGGTAGTTGAGGTGGTTTCCCCTGGTAAAGTTAACGAAGACAGAGACTACCGCTACAAGCGTTCCGAATACGCTGCACGCGGAATTCCCGAATACTGGATTGTCGATGCTGGTAACGCCAAAGTTACCCTGCTCACCTTGGTAGATGGATTTTACGAAGAAGCAGTGTTTCTAGAAAACAATCACATCATCTCAGCTACATTTCCTGAATTAAAACTCACCGCAGCCCAAATTCTCACAGTCGGGGAAGAATGA
- a CDS encoding Uma2 family endonuclease, whose product MAQALRKLINFEDFAAWRPEGRRYELHDGVIVEMAQPTGEHEDIVGFLALEISVDIKRLNLPYYIPKTVLVKPLEGESAYSPDILIINRPNLVNEPLWKKESTVSQSASIPLVIEVVSTAVASSRETRPTHCLSNWRDDYYKKLADYEAIGIPEYWIIDYAALGARKFIGNPKEPTISIYQLIDGEYQVTQFRNSDRIVSSTFPEFNLTAEQIFQAGSLPT is encoded by the coding sequence ATGGCTCAAGCCTTACGTAAATTAATAAATTTTGAAGATTTTGCAGCGTGGCGGCCCGAGGGCAGAAGATACGAATTACATGATGGTGTGATTGTTGAAATGGCACAACCAACAGGCGAGCATGAAGATATTGTGGGTTTTTTGGCACTAGAAATATCTGTTGATATCAAGCGTCTAAATCTACCTTATTACATTCCAAAAACTGTATTAGTAAAACCACTTGAAGGTGAATCAGCCTATTCGCCTGATATATTAATAATCAATCGACCAAATTTAGTGAATGAGCCTCTATGGAAAAAAGAATCGACTGTATCCCAATCTGCATCTATTCCATTGGTCATTGAAGTTGTTAGTACGGCAGTTGCTTCAAGCCGGGAAACCCGTCCAACGCACTGCCTCAGTAACTGGCGAGATGATTACTACAAAAAACTAGCTGATTATGAAGCTATAGGTATTCCTGAATATTGGATTATAGATTACGCAGCTCTAGGAGCTAGAAAGTTTATTGGTAATCCGAAAGAGCCTACTATATCGATTTATCAATTAATCGACGGTGAGTACCAAGTTACTCAATTTAGAAACAGCGACCGCATCGTCTCGTCTACTTTCCCAGAGTTCAATTTAACCGCCGAGCAGATTTTCCAAGCTGGAAGTCTACCAACATAA
- the hetI gene encoding 4'-phosphopantetheinyl transferase HetI — protein MTLLHPPDLPHPPHPKMTNWLSAPTDLTLSPDDVHLWRINLDELQSKLEDFQVTLSSDEMARAQRFHFQEHRQRFIAGRGSLRAILSNYLGIAPGEVRFDYEPRGKPILAQKLTKSGLAFNLSHSQGLGLCAVSDRQVGVDLEYIRPIDDVAALADRFFLPRECEIMRSLSPIQQQEVFFRYWTCKEAYLKATGAGIAELEQAEIYLTPTEPARLPTSANWSLLEIVPADNCVAAVAVAGCDWDLKCWQY, from the coding sequence ATGACTCTTCTTCATCCTCCTGATCTTCCTCATCCCCCTCATCCCAAAATGACAAACTGGCTATCTGCACCAACTGATTTAACTTTGTCGCCTGATGATGTTCATTTGTGGCGAATCAACCTTGACGAGCTGCAATCAAAGCTGGAAGATTTTCAAGTGACTCTTTCTAGCGATGAGATGGCTCGTGCTCAAAGATTTCATTTTCAGGAGCATCGCCAGCGTTTCATTGCTGGGCGTGGTAGTCTCAGAGCTATATTGAGCAACTATTTGGGTATTGCTCCTGGTGAGGTGCGGTTTGATTATGAACCTCGCGGTAAACCGATATTAGCCCAGAAGTTGACTAAAAGTGGGCTGGCGTTCAATTTGTCGCACTCTCAAGGATTAGGTTTGTGTGCGGTGAGCGATCGCCAAGTTGGTGTAGATTTAGAATACATTCGCCCAATTGACGATGTGGCGGCTTTGGCTGATCGGTTTTTTTTGCCTAGGGAATGTGAAATAATGCGATCGCTTTCTCCTATTCAACAACAAGAAGTTTTCTTCCGCTACTGGACTTGTAAGGAAGCTTATTTAAAAGCCACGGGTGCGGGAATAGCCGAGTTAGAGCAAGCGGAAATTTATTTAACGCCTACGGAACCAGCTAGATTGCCAACATCTGCAAACTGGAGTCTTTTAGAAATTGTCCCTGCTGATAATTGCGTTGCGGCTGTGGCGGTAGCAGGTTGTGATTGGGATCTAAAATGTTGGCAGTATTAA
- a CDS encoding DUF6972 family protein: MSGINRDITPDPRPSLIDRHLPNTPQVQRLLRREGRAHVFNDRETLERVTQAIIASGERTGIDDQADDYERYGLYFPEAIGYIIKTNGSQILLYYGEIKIVKTTGEYHAIPRTSPRRTS, translated from the coding sequence ATGAGCGGAATTAACCGAGATATCACCCCAGATCCTCGACCAAGCCTGATTGATCGCCATTTGCCTAATACCCCTCAAGTCCAACGATTACTCCGAAGAGAAGGTAGAGCGCATGTATTCAACGATCGCGAAACCTTAGAAAGAGTTACGCAGGCTATCATTGCCAGTGGAGAACGAACTGGAATAGATGACCAAGCGGATGATTACGAACGATATGGACTCTACTTTCCAGAAGCGATCGGTTACATAATTAAAACAAATGGGAGTCAAATCCTACTTTACTACGGTGAGATCAAAATCGTGAAGACAACAGGTGAGTATCATGCAATCCCACGCACTAGCCCTCGCAGAACAAGCTAA
- a CDS encoding YheT family hydrolase has translation MMCYAPYNPVSWLRNGVAMTVYTALWGSRRWESTTPHPEPKYHETVLTGAQGVPIFSWVAIPENPRGTIIATYGITGELESEWFLRLLGRKAYAQGYAVLLFDWRAHGKTAELSPTLTSDGLYEGEDFVRIAAAASTMGCPGRFWFIGFSLGGQLALWGLKAAADLSRSGEDLGIQYGDIGGSAVICPSLDSVRSLSYLVQYRFGRFLEAGITRKLKRLAWRIHDAHPGSLDPEAINRANSIWGFDHELVIGKLGFPSVEAYYEASSALQLLPQIEKPALIIYAADDPFFHPGIIPDLQAACTKNSAIDLILTPHGGHIGYLSSKKGQRDAEDSDPWWAWNRVLQWIEQQGR, from the coding sequence ATGATGTGTTACGCTCCCTACAATCCGGTGTCGTGGCTGAGAAACGGCGTGGCAATGACCGTTTACACTGCTTTGTGGGGAAGTCGTCGCTGGGAAAGCACCACTCCACACCCAGAACCGAAATACCACGAAACGGTGTTAACCGGGGCTCAAGGTGTGCCAATTTTTAGTTGGGTAGCTATACCTGAAAATCCCCGTGGCACAATTATCGCCACCTATGGCATTACGGGAGAGTTGGAGAGTGAATGGTTTTTGCGGCTTTTGGGACGGAAAGCTTATGCTCAAGGTTACGCTGTGTTGCTCTTCGATTGGCGTGCTCATGGTAAAACGGCTGAGTTATCCCCGACTCTGACTTCTGATGGTTTGTATGAGGGGGAAGATTTTGTCAGGATTGCAGCAGCAGCGTCTACTATGGGCTGTCCTGGGAGGTTTTGGTTTATCGGGTTTTCTTTGGGTGGACAACTGGCGCTGTGGGGGCTGAAAGCTGCTGCTGATTTATCTCGGAGCGGTGAGGATTTAGGGATACAATACGGCGATATTGGCGGGAGTGCGGTAATTTGTCCGAGTTTGGATTCTGTGCGATCGCTATCTTATCTGGTTCAATACCGCTTTGGCAGATTTCTCGAAGCCGGAATTACGCGCAAATTAAAACGACTCGCTTGGCGTATCCATGATGCCCATCCTGGTAGTCTTGACCCAGAGGCGATTAACCGCGCTAATAGTATCTGGGGATTTGACCATGAACTGGTAATTGGCAAGTTGGGTTTTCCCTCTGTGGAGGCTTATTACGAAGCTAGCAGCGCTTTACAACTGTTGCCCCAAATTGAAAAACCTGCTTTAATTATTTACGCTGCCGACGACCCATTTTTTCATCCCGGAATTATACCAGATTTGCAAGCTGCTTGTACTAAAAATTCAGCTATAGATTTAATTCTCACTCCTCACGGTGGTCATATCGGCTATTTGAGCAGCAAAAAAGGCCAGCGCGATGCTGAAGATTCTGACCCTTGGTGGGCTTGGAATCGGGTTTTACAATGGATTGAGCAGCAGGGGAGATGA
- a CDS encoding response regulator transcription factor: MPRILVIDDDPAISELVAVNLEMAGYDVSQAEDGIRGQALALQLQPDLIMLDLMLPRVDGFTVCQRLRRDERTSEIPVLMLTALSQTQDKVEGFNAGADDYLTKPFEVEELLARVRALLRRTDRIPQAAKHSEILNYGPLTLVPERFEAIWFRETVKLTHLEFELLHCLLQRHGQTVSPSEILREVWGYDPDDDIETIRVHIRHLRTKLEPDPRHPRYIKTVYGAGYCLELPSLPPSTEGASTSVVE, translated from the coding sequence ATGCCGAGGATTCTAGTCATAGACGACGACCCAGCAATTTCAGAACTCGTTGCCGTCAACTTGGAAATGGCTGGCTACGATGTAAGTCAAGCAGAAGACGGGATCAGAGGTCAAGCGCTGGCTCTCCAGCTACAACCAGACCTGATTATGCTCGATCTCATGTTACCGAGGGTAGACGGATTCACCGTTTGTCAACGCCTACGTCGGGACGAGCGCACATCCGAGATTCCCGTTTTGATGTTGACAGCTTTAAGCCAAACGCAGGATAAAGTGGAAGGTTTCAACGCTGGCGCAGATGACTACCTCACTAAGCCCTTTGAAGTCGAAGAATTGCTAGCGCGGGTGCGAGCATTATTGCGACGAACTGACCGTATCCCCCAAGCAGCAAAGCATAGTGAAATCCTCAACTATGGCCCCCTCACCCTAGTTCCCGAAAGATTTGAGGCCATCTGGTTTCGAGAAACGGTGAAACTGACTCACTTGGAGTTCGAGCTACTTCATTGCTTACTCCAGCGCCACGGACAGACAGTTTCTCCCAGCGAAATCCTCCGCGAAGTTTGGGGCTATGATCCAGATGATGACATTGAAACGATTCGAGTCCACATCCGCCATCTGAGAACCAAACTCGAACCAGACCCCCGCCATCCTCGTTACATCAAAACCGTATATGGCGCGGGATACTGTCTGGAGTTACCCAGCTTACCGCCATCAACCGAAGGAGCTTCAACATCGGTTGTGGAATGA